TAGTAGCCGATCTGCCCTTCTTCCGCGCGTGTGACCCGGTATCCGGGGATGGTGACTTTTCGCCCGCCGAGGGCTATATGGCCGTGCGTGATGAACTGGCGTGCCTGTTTCGGGGAGCGTGCAAGCCCCTGCCGGTATACAAGCGTCTGGAGCCTCCGCTCAAGTTCACTCTCTACTTTCATCCCCAGCACGTCATCGATACCTGCTTCTTCTCCGAGCAGACCGACACGATTCAGGTGGCCGAGAAGCTGCGTTCTCTTCCGCTCGATTTGGGCCTCGTCTGTCGAAGCGGCCATTAACGAGAGGAGATCCCGCGCCCCACGCCGGTAGCGCCGGAGCGTACTCTGTGCCTTCCAGAGTTCCCGTTTGTTGCGGAGACCGTAATCGATGACAATCCGGATCTCGTCCTCGATACGGCTCTTTTCAAAGCGCCGTTTCGGTGTGTCATACTGTTTGTGGTTTTTTCCAGGATAACCCATGCAATCACCGCTTACTTCTTCTTCTTCCTGACGCCGACGGTCGTTCCTGTTCTTCCGGTGGACTTGGTGCGCTGGCCCCGAACCTTCTGTCCGGTTTCATGACGTATGCCCCGATAGCAGCGGATCTTCCGCATGCGGTTCACATCGTCCTCAAGCGCCATCCTGAGATCAGTACCCAGCAGCTGCTTGGCTTCACCCGTATAGACGTCCTTTTGCCGGTTCAGCATCCAGACCGGGACCGATTCGGAGTACTTCTCCACGAC
This window of the Methanoculleus sp. SDB genome carries:
- a CDS encoding 30S ribosomal protein S13 encodes the protein MEEEIKYFVRVKNTDLDGTKAVYIALTGIPGIGLHTSGIISRMAEVDRHAILGRLDDESVERIRDVVEKYSESVPVWMLNRQKDVYTGEAKQLLGTDLRMALEDDVNRMRKIRCYRGIRHETGQKVRGQRTKSTGRTGTTVGVRKKKK
- a CDS encoding 30S ribosomal protein S4, whose protein sequence is MGYPGKNHKQYDTPKRRFEKSRIEDEIRIVIDYGLRNKRELWKAQSTLRRYRRGARDLLSLMAASTDEAQIERKRTQLLGHLNRVGLLGEEAGIDDVLGMKVESELERRLQTLVYRQGLARSPKQARQFITHGHIALGGRKVTIPGYRVTRAEEGQIGYYGRSPLTNDVHPERSRIVRTGGR